DNA sequence from the Streptomyces sp. HUAS 15-9 genome:
TCCGGCGGCGGTATTTTGGCGAGGCTCGGCACCTTCTCACCCGGCTTGGTGAAGTACCAGTCGACGGCGTCGAAGTCCCGACGTCCAAGGATCACCTTGAGACGCAACGTCGCCACTTCCCACGCGGTGCCGTTGTTGCTTCCTGGCGTGGCCACCGCCCGCCAGTCGCCACCGACCAACGGCTTCCCGCGCTCGACGAGCTTGTCCAGGGCTTCCGCCGCGGTCTTCGCCTTCGGAATACCGTCCAGTGAAATGCTCAACTTCACCGACTTATTGTCCAGCGCCTTCTCGACGCCGACCATCCAGATCGGACGCCCATCACTGTTGGGGGCCGCCTTGCCGAGAAGCCTGTTGTACAAAGGGGCCCGAAGCCGCACTGTGCCCCCACGTGGCCAGGCGCGAAGAAACCCCGCCAGGGATTACCTGGCGGGGTTCGACCTCATCGATCTGTCGAGATCACTCTTCGTTCAAGGCAGCTCGCAGGTAGGCGATCAGATCACCGGTCGGCACCTCGACCCAGCTGGCCCCTGGCACCCCTACGCGCATGACCTCATAGAGTTCCCCGTTCACCTCGTCCACCAGAACTTGACGGCTCCTTCCGTCCATCGCATCCACACGCAGGCGGACGGCACCGTGTGAGATGGTCGGGAACATGTCCCGCAGTACCTCATCCGCACGGAGGCGGCGCAGGAGGTTCCATTGGCGCCGGTTGAAGTCGGACGACAGGAGTTCAGCCCACTGCGAAGAGGTGGGCTCTCCGCGTTCGAGCGCCCCGACGAATTCGTCGAGATCCATGAACTCGAATCTCTCCTCCAACTCGTCGAGCGGTATGCCTTCCCGCCATGCGGCGACCGCTTCCACAAGCAGTCCAAGATCCCCCGTGGAGCCGATCTCCCAGTCGAACCCGGGAATACCGACACTCAACCGGAAAAGACGTTCCTCGGTCGCAAGGTCGACCAACAGGAAACCCCTCGCCGTTTGGATGCTGACGACGTCGACGGCCCACGGCCCCAGCCCGGTGTCGCATCCGCGCAGCTGTGCTGCCTCTCGCATGGCTGGTCCAAGGCCACCCGAAGCAGTCACGTCCGGATACAGGTCTTTCCGGTGGGTGTCCATATTCATCGGATTCCTTAGCAGTGGTGGCAGTACCCGAATTTGCTCCCGTCTACCGGGTCAAGCTTCCCCAACTTTGACAGATCCGGCATATCTATCTTTTTGAGCTGCATGGCATCATCGGCACCCGTCGGATAATAGAACCTCACCGAACTCCATGTGCGTTGACCATTGGCGACGGCTCTCGCGATCAAGGACATCTCGTAGTCTGTGGCATGGTCGGCTTCACCAGCCAGCAGGCCGCGCTTGGCGGCGTCCATGAAGTCTCCGTATCGTTCCAGCCCCGTCATGTTGACGTGCAGTTCCACGTTCGGGTCGGCGATGGCCTGCCTCGCCAGCGCAGCGAAATCCTGCCGGCGCGCGAGGGAGAAGGTGGTGAACTTGTTCCCGGGAAGCCGAGCCCACGCGTCGAGCGCCCCATCTCGCTGCCACCCCAAGGCGACCTTGCAGTTATGAACAAGGATCGGGGTGGCGCCCGCGAGCACGAAGAACGTGTGCAGGTCGTCGACGGTGAGGTCGTAGACCGTCCGCGGAGTCAGGCCCGAGCGGTCGAGGAGGGCGGTCACCGGGTGGACGGAGCCGTCCGGTGTGCGCAGCCGGTCGCCGACGTGCAGGTCGGAAACCAGCGTCCACCCGCGGTCCACCACATAAAACTTGTGGCCGGCGGTGCTGGCCAGCTTCCCCCCGTCGGCAACAGTGATGTCCACCAGCCGCTGGGTGTCGTGCTTGAAGGTGTCGTTCACCTGCCGCGTCTGTAGCTGGCCGGTGGCCGGATCCATGGCTGTGAGGCGATCCCCCACACCCACCTGGCTGATGGGCCGGCGTGAGCCGTCCGCCATGAGCACCTCGGTGGCGCCAGGGAAGCTGTTGGTCTCGCAGGCGACGCGGAACTCCTCGGAGATGCGCGCCGATCGCTCGATACCCGCCAACGCGTCTGCGTCGATGCGCAGCGTACGCAGCGCCTTCAGCGCGTCGGCGACTCCGATGCCGGTGCGCATGGCGGCATCCACGGCGCGCACCGCGTCGGCGATCGGCCGGACGGCTTTGCCCGCGAACAGGCTGGCGACGTCGAGGGCGGCCCAGCCGCATCCGCCCCAGTTTCCCCCGCCGCCCGAGGTGATCTTGAGTATCGAGCCGATCTTCTTGCCGCAGTCGATCCAGCTGCCGAAGAGGATGTCGATCGGGTCGATGTTCGCGTTGAATTCCGCGAGCGTGATGGTATGTGTGACCTCTTTGGTCATCTCCTCGGACGGCTGCTGGCCGAGGTACACCGCCGACTCGGAGGGGCAGATGTTGTATGCCGGGTTGAGGTCTTCCGCGGTGCACAGGTACAGGTTGAGGATCGCCTTGTAGGTGATCTTCGCGGTGACGGTGCAGTCGCCCGTGTAGACGATCCTGCTCTTCCAGTCGTCGCAGGCCGACGTCTTGGACAGGGTCTTCGGCTCGCCGACGTTCTCGTAGTGGTCGACGACATAGAACACGTTGCCGATGTGGCCGGCCGAGTCGAGGATGGTGCCCGTCTGGACCTGCTTCCCGTTCTCCTTGTTCTGGGTCTCAGTGGCTGCTTGCTGGGCTTCCTTGGCGTATTTGTCGGCGTCCTTGGCGGCTTGTTCGGCTTCGGTGGCTGCTGTGTCGGCGCGGGTGGCTGCTGCTCGGGCGTCCTTGGCGTCCTGTTCGGCTTGGGCGGCTGCGGAGCGGGCTGCGGCCGCGTCGAGTTCTGCTGTGTCAGCGGAGTCGCGGGCGTCCTTGGCGTAGCCTTCGGCGTTGCCGGCCGCCTTGTCGGCGGCTGCCGCGTCGTCGGCTGCCTGCTTGTCGTACTCGATGGTGCGGGCCAGGGACGCGGACGCGGCTGCCGCGGCCTTGGCGGCGTCGGCCGCGTAGCCGAGGGCGTCCTTGGAGTAGGTGCGGGCGTCGGCGGCGTACTGGGCTGCGTTGGCCGCGTGCTGGTAGGCCTCCTTGGCGTCGCCCTTGGCCTGGTCGGCGAGGTTCTTCGCTGCCTGGGCCTCGGCTGCCGCGTTCTTGGCGTGCGCATCGGCGACCGCCTGCTGCTGGTCGGCGATGGACTTCGACGCCTGGCCGGTCAGGACGACCAGGCCGGCGGCCGAGTCGGTGTCGATGTAGCGCGAGCCGAGCTGGATGGCGTCGTTGGCCGGGTTGGCGACCTGCGTGGCCGCTTCACCGGCGTCCACGGCCGCTTGCGCGGTGACGTGGGCGTAGCCTGCCGCCTTCGCCGAGGCCGCGAGAGCCTTGCCGGCTTCCTCGTTCGCCTTGTTCGCCTGGGTCTTGGAGTCCTTGGCGTGCTGTTCGGCCTCGTCGGCGAGCTTGACCGCCGTCTTGGCCTCGGTGGCGGCGTCCTGGGAGGCCTTGATGGCGTCGGCGACGGCACTTGTTGCGGTCTTCACCGCCGCGTCCGCCTTCAGCTTGTCCGCCTGGGCCGTGTCCGCGTCGGAGCGCGCCCGCTTGGCGGCCGCCTCGGCGCGTGTGGCCGCGGCGTCGGCGTCGGCTGCCGCCTTGGTAGCGGCGTCCGCCTCGGAGCGGGCCTTGGTTGCCGCTGTTTCGGCGTCGTCGGCGGCCTTGTCCGCGTCGTTGGCCGCGGCGCGGGCGGCGTCGGCGCCCTCGTGCGAGTCGAGGGAGTCGGCGTAGGCGCGTTTGGCGTCGGCCTTGGCGCGAAGGGCGTCGGACTTCTGCTTGGCGTCCCAGGCGTCGTCGCGCATGTCCCGGGCGTGGTTGCTGGCCTTGACCGCGTCGTCCCGCCGGTCCCCGGCGGTTTTCTCGGCGGCCTCCGCCTTGTCCTTGGCGTCCTTCGCCTTCGTTGCCTCGGACTCGGCGTTCTTGCGGTGCTGGGCTGCCTCGGCCTGCTTGGCCGCCGCGTTCTCCTTCTCCGCCTTGGCCGTCTTCTCCTCGGCCTCGGCGGCGAGGCGCTTGGCGTGGGCGTCGGCGGCGGCCGCCTTCGCGTCGCCCTCGGCCTTCACCGCGTCGGAGAGCTTGGCCTCCGCCGTCTCCTTGTCCTTCTTCGCGTTGTCCCGGTGGATCTTCGCCGCGTCCGCCGCGGACTTCGCCTGCCACTCGGCCGTCTTCGCGGCCTCCTTGCGGAACTCGGCCTTCGACTGCGCGGCTTGCGCCAGGGCGCGCTGCGCGATGGTCGCGCTGTCGCCGGCGGAGGCGCGGGTCGCGGCCTCGGCGGTCTCACCGGCCTTCACGAGAGCTTGCAGCGCGGCCACCGCACCCTTGGTGACCTGTGCCTTCTGCTGACCGACCAGCAGGCCACGGCCGCGGGGGGCGCCGTTGCTGTCAGCGATGCCGTACGCGGCCGTAAGCGCCGTGTCCGACCTGGTCGCCGCCTTCTGCGCAGCCGCCAGTTGCGCCTTCAGAGCGGCCAGTTGCTTCTTCGCACCCGCCTGGGCCCCGGTGATGCCGGCCTTGGCCTTGGTGAACTGGGCGTTGTCCGGGTAGCCGGGGTTGTCGGTTCCGTCATGCCCCTGGGGGACGATGCGGATCTGCTGCGCGGCACTGCCGTTGCACGTGTACAGCTGGGTGTCGTTGCCGTTGGTGAAGGTGTGCAGGTCCAGGCACTTGTCGGTGGCGGCATTGCGCAGCTCGCCGGCGGCGCGGATGTCGAACTGCCACTGCTGCGGCCTGCTTCCGTTGCACGACCAGACCTGGATCTTCGTACCGTTGGCGTTGTTGCCGCTCTTCACGTCAAGGCACTTGGCTGCCTTGGCGTTGAACAGGGCGTAGCCGCCGTCGTAGGAGCCCCAGAGCTTCCACTCCTGGGCCGTGCTGTTGTTGCAGGTGTAGATCTGCACCGGGGTGCCGTTGGCCGTGTTGCCGCCCTGGACGTCGAGGCACTTGCCCTTGGCGGCCTCGACCTTCATGGTCAGCGAGGCGTCGCCGATCCAGCCGATCCCGCCGGGGCTCCAGTAGTCCTGCCAGCGCGTGAGGTGGTCGGCGACCCAGGACTGGCCCAGCATGTCGCCGAGGGCCTTCGAGCCCTTGGAAAGAGCGTCGACGGCATCCTCGTTCGCGTCGAGGATCTGGTTGCGCTGGGTGGCCTGGGAGGTGACCTCCTGCTGCCACTCGCCGGCCGCGGTGGCGGTGATGTCGCCGAGCACGTTGTCCGGGTCGAGCGGGTCGCGCCAGCCGCACGCGGCGAACCGGGACTTCACGTCCTCCACGGCGATGCGGTACTCCGGCGTGCCCGGCTGCGGTGCGGTGCGCGGGAAGCCGCCGGAGGACAGGAGGATACGGGCGTCGTCGGCTCCCGCGTTGTGACCGGGACCGCCGTGCATCCACTCGAAGGCGTCGCGTTCGGCGAGCGCACGGTTCCACTCCGCCTGCGTCATGCCCGCCGGATCGGGGGCCTTGCCGTAGAGCGGACCGCCCAGAGCGTCGACGGCCTTGAGGGTCTTCTCGTCGGCCTTCGGGGTGGCGTCCTCGTAGAAGCCGTCGTCGGTCTTCCAGAACCGGTCCGCGATCCAGGAGGTCAGACCAGTCTGCCCGTAGAACGTCTGCTGGCCGTCACCGGGAGAACCGGGCGGCGAGTCGAAGGCGGGAACGTTGCCTGGATGGGCGAGACCAGCGAGCGGCTTTGCCCAGGCGTCCCGCTGGGCGGAGAGCGCGTCCAGCTCCTTGTCGGCCGCGTCCCGGTCCTTGTTGTACGCGACGGCGAGGGGCGTCTGCTCCCAGTGCTTCCGGTCGGCCAGGACGTGGAGCTTGTCGGCGGGCTGGTTGAGGCCGTCCTGGGCGGTCGTGGCCATCGACGGGCCGCCGAGCCGCAGCACGTCGGCCATCAGGCACTGGTCCTGCCGCAGTTGCTCGGCGGCCGTGTCGTCGTACCAGGGAGAGGAGTCGCCCACCGGTTCGGCGCCCAGGCTGGTCAGGCCGGGCTGAACCGCGAGACCGGCCAGGACGGCCAGGGCGGCGACGGAGGTGACAGCGGAGGTGAGTTTTTGTGATCTTCGTGTTCCGGGCAGCCGGAACCACGGTCTGGGGTGCAAGGAAGCATCCCTTTCTGCCTTCAGAGGGGGGTGGGCCGGAAGAGCGGCCGAAGGGTCAGGGCAGTGGTGTGGTTCTGATGAGAGCTCAGAGGCTCAGGCATCCGGATGACTTGACGCGTGCGTACGGCCGGTACGACGGCATGGCGATGCAACCTCTCCCCGTGAGCGACGGCGTTCCCCCGGTCGCTGACTGATGTGCGCGCTCGCGGAATGGTCAGGTTCCGTCACGCACGGCGGTCACCTTATGTAGGCACAACCCTGGTCGTACAGGTGTTTGTGCCGCATCGAGGGGTGCTGGCGCGAAAGGTCCTACTGATCGGTAGCTTGCGCTCCAGGCCCCTGAGGTCCCCTCTTTCAAGGGGATTCTGTGTGTTTTCTGTGCGCATTAGGGGGTCGGTGGTGTGGATTCCGTGAACAAAGATGGCCGAATTTCGACCCCCGATGAGCGGGTGCGCCCACTCGCCGGAAGGGCTCGTACGACGGTGGGAATTTCCGATTTCGGGCACGCGGCGGCTACTTTCATGCCGGCGTCGGCCCATAGGCTGCGGCACATGTGCGGAATCGTGGGATACGTGGGGTCGCAGTCGGCGCTCGATGTCGTGATGGCCGGGCTGAAACGGCTCGAATACCGGGGGTACGACTCGGGGGGCGTCGCCGTGCTGGCGGACGGCGGTCTAGCCACCGCGAAGAAGGCGGGCAAGCTGGTCAATCTGGAGAAGGAGCTGGTCGAACGGCCGCTGCCGAGCGGCACTACCGGTATCGGGCACACCCGTTGGGCCACGCACGGCGGTCCGACCGACGCCAACGCACACCCGCACCTCGACAACGCGGGCCGGGTCGCGGTCGTGCACAACGGGATCATCGAGAACTTCGCGCTGCTGCGGGCCGAACTGGCGGAGCGCGGCCATGAGCTGGCCTCCGAGACGGACACCGAGGTGGTCGCCCATCTGCTCGCCGAGGAGTTCTCCGTGACCTCCGACCTCGCGGACGCGATGCGGCTGGTGTGCCGGCAGCTGGAGGGCGCGTTCACGCTGGTCGCGGCACACGCCGACGCGCCGGACGTGGTCGTCGGCGCGCGGCGGAACTCACCGCTCGTGGTGGGCGTTGGAGAGGGCGAGGCCTTTCTCGCCTCGGACGTCGCCGCGTTCATCGACCACACGCGGTCGGCGGTCGAGCTGGGCCAGGACCAGGTGGTGGAACTGCGCCGGGACGGTGTGACGGTGACCGGCTTCGACGGCCGTCTGGCGGAGGTGCGCTCCTATCACATCGACTGGGACGCGTCGGCAGCGGAAAAGGGGGGTTATGACTACTTCATGCTCAAGGAGATCGCCGAGCAGCCCAAGGCGGTCGCCGATACGCTCCTGGGCCGCATCGACGCGGCCGGCTCGCTGACCCTGGACGAGGTCCGCATCAGCGCCGCCGAACTGCGCGAGGTGGACAAGGTCGTCATCGTCGCGTGCGGTACGGCCTTCCATGCGGGGTTGATCGCCAAGTACGCCATCGAGCACTGGACGCGTATCCCTTGCGAGGTGGAACTGGCGAGTGAGTTCCGCTACCGGGACCCGATCCTCGACTCACGCAGCCTGGTCATCGCCATCTCGCAGTCCGGCGAGACGATGGACACCCTGATGGCCCTCAGGCATGCCCGCGAACAGGGCTCCAAGGTGCTGGCGATCTGCAACACCAACGGTTCGACGATCCCGCGCGAGTCGGACGCGGTGCTGTACACGCACGCCGGGCCGGAGGTCGCGGTCGCCTCGACCAAGGCGTTCCTGACCCAACTGGTCGCCTGCTACCTGGTCGCGCTGTACCTCGGCCAGGTGCGGGGCACCAAGTGGGGCGACGAGATCGGTGCCGTGATCCGGGACCTGTCGAAGATCTCGTGCGAGGTCGAGCGGGTCCTGGAGACCATGGAGCCGGTACGCGCGCTGGCCCGCACGCTCGCCACCAAGAACACGGTGCTGTTCCTGGGGCGGCATGTGGGCTACCCGGTGGCCCTGGAGGGTGCCCTCAAGCTCAAGGAACTCGCCTATATGCATGCCGAGGGCTTCGCCGCGGGCGAGCTGAAGCACGGCCCGATCGCGCTGATCGAGGAGGACCTCCCGGTGGTGGTCGTCGTGCCCTCGCCACGCGGCCGGTCCGTCCTCCACGACAAGATCGTCTCCAACATCCAGGAGATCCGCGCCCGGGGCGCACGCACGATCGTGATCGCGGAGGAGGGCGACGAGGCGGTGGTCCCGTACGCGGACCACTTGATCCGGATCCCGGCCACGCCGACGTTGCTCCAGCCGCTGGTGGCCACAGTGCCGTTGCAGGTCTTCGCGTGTGAGCTGGCTACCGCCCGGGGGAACGAAGTGGATCAGCCGCGGAACCTGGCGAAGTCGGTGACGGTGGAGTAGCCGGGGTCTTTCAGGGCTTCTACGAAGGGGGTGAAGGCTCCGGTCGGGAAGGTGAGGGTTGCCCTGGCCGGGGTCTTTGTGTCGCGGACGGCTATGTGGGTGGGGGAGTTGGCGATTTCTACGCAGTTGTTGCCGTCGTCGGGGCCTGAGTAGGACGACTTCCGCCAGTTGTCCATGGGTGCCTCACAGCTCTTTCGCCAGCCGGTTGATGAAGTCACGCGACCGTTCCAGGTCGAGCGATACGGCTTCCACTTTACGGAAGCGCGTTCGAAATGTGCTGAGCTGTGCTTCGGAGTCGATGAAGGCCGAGCCATGGGGCACGTCGCGGACGACTGTGTCCAGTTTGGGCAGGGGGCCACCGAAGTAGGTCATAGTGCTGGCGGCTCTGCCGAAGCCGTCCAGGTCGAAGGGGATGACGCGCACGGTGATGCGGTCCGCCTCGGAGAGGTCCAACAGCTTGGTGAGTTGAGCCCGGGAGGCGGCGCGGTCGCTGACCCTGATACGGAGGGCTGACTCGTGGATCACCAACTCGTACGGGATGGAGATCTGCTGGCGCCTCATTCGGTGAAGGACGCGCAACTCAAGCTCGTCGTGGGTCAGCTCGGGCACCCTGGAGGAGAAGACCGCACGGGCGTAGTCCTCCGTCTGCAGAAGGCCCGGCACGTACAGGATCGCAATCTCGTTCAGGAACCTGGCGTGGTGGTCCAGTTCGGCGAGGTCCAGGAACGACGTGGGAAGCAGGCCTCGGTACTCCTCCCACCAGCCGCGTGTCCGATCGGTGGCCATTGCGACCAAGGCGTCGATGAACTCGTTGTCCGTGCAGGCGTAGTGGGATGCGAGGCGGCGCAGTCGTTTTTCGCTCACCCCTGAGAGGCCGGACTCGATGTGGCTGATCTGGACGGGGTTCACCCCGATCATTGCAGCTGCCTGACGGGCACTCAGGCCTGCCGCGTCGCGGAGTCTTCGTAGCTCGACCGCCAGGCGCATCTGACGTGCCGTGGGTTCACGCCTCGTCGTCATCGACCGCTCCTCCTCGTTCGGGGTCAGATTAGGGGATCGACTTGCCCGACCGAAAGATTAACCCCTACCGTCAGTGACGCAACGCACACACAGCGGAAGCGCACCGCTCCGTCCTGCCGTGACGGCTGTGGCAATGCCACCGCCTGCTGTCCGTAGATCCCCATCACCCAAACGGAGTTCACGCATGCCCGAAACCGCCGAAAAGGAACTGTGGGAGTACTCCCTGTACATCCCGAACGACCCCCGCGCCGTCACCGTCAGCCGCCGTACTCTCCGTCTGATCCTCACCATGCACGGTCTGATCGGGCTCGTGGACACCGCCGAACTTCTTGCCGCGGAGCTGGTCTCCAATGCCGTACGGCACACGAAGGGGCCCGCCGCGCTCCGGATTCGCTGGTCGCCACCGGGCGTATTGCGGATCGGGGCGTGGGACACCGACCCGGAGCCACCGGAGCCTCCACAACCGCTAGGCGGCCTCCTCGACTTGGAGGACGGTCGTGGTCTGGCCCTCGTACGAGCCTGTGCCGACCTGTGGGGCTGGCAGCCGCTGGCGAGAGGCGGGAACAGGGGCAAAGTCGTGTGGTGCGAACTGACCGCGGCGGCCTGATCGTTTTGCCCCACTCGCAAGAGTGAACGACTCCGATCTGCAGAGGGCAATCACAGATGCCTGGGTATCACCCCGGCCGGACAGAAACTGAGGGAAATCATGTCGTTCGTCAGCTACTTCCCGGGCCGGGGGACGGTCCGTGAAACCGCCTACCTGGAAGGCAAGGCAGAAGGCAGGACCGAGGGCAAGACCGAGGGCAAGGCTGAGGGCATGGCCGAAGGCGTCCTGCGTGTCCTCGAGGCGCGGAGTGTTCCCGTCTCCGACGACGTACGCGAGCGCATCACCAGTTGCACCGACCTCGACCGCCTCGACGACTGGCTCGACCGTTCCGTCACGGTCTCGCGTGCCGAGGAACTCTTCGAGCACGAGGCCGGTTAGGCCGAACCGGCTCGCGTGTGCCGCCGTAGAGTGCCCGGATGAGCATCATCGGGGTTGGTATCGACGTGGCCGAGATCGACCGGTTCCGGGCGTCGCTGGACCGTACGCCCGGGCTGGCCGATCGGCTCTTCGTGGAGAGCGAGTTGTATCTGCCCAGTGGTGAGCGGCGTGGCATCGCCTCGCTCGCGGCGCGTTTCGCGGCGAAGGAGGCGCTGGCCAAGGCCCTCGGGGCCCCGCCGGGGCTGCACTGGACGGACGCCGAGGTGTATGTCGAGGACAGCGGGCGGCCGCGGCTGCGGGTGAGGGGGACGGTGGCGGCGCGTGCCGGGGAGCTCGGTGTGCAGTCCTGGCATGTGTCGCTGAGTCACGACGCCGGCGTCGCGTCGGCGGTGGTGGTCGCGGAGGGGTAGCCCTTGGGGTAGGGGTAGGCCAGTACCGGTCCTGCCGCACAACCGAGGGAGACTCACGGCATGCGTACCGCTTACAGCGTCGAGACGGTCAGGGCCGCCGAGCGGGAGCTGATGGCCCGGCTCCCCGAGGGTGCGCTTATGCAGCGTGCCGCCGCCGGACTGGCCGCCGCCTGTGCCGACTTGCTCGGGCGGGTCTACGGCAGCCGGGTCGTGCTGCTGGTGGGGAGCGGGGACAACGGGGGCGATGCCCTGTACGCCGGGGCCCGGCTCGCCCGGCGTGGGGCCGGGGCGACGGCCGTACTGCTCGCCCCCGAGCGCGCGCACGGCGGCGGGCTCGCGGCTCTTCGGAAGGCCGGAGGTACGGCCGTACGGGCCGATGTCGCCGAGGGGCTCGTCGAGCGGGCCGATCTTGTTGTCGACGGGATCGTCGGGATCGGTGGGAAGGGCGGGCTGCGGCCCGAGGCGGCCGCGCTGGCCGCCGCGGCCGAGCGGTCCCGGGCCGCCGTCGTCGCCGTCGATCTGCCCAGTGGCGTCGAGGCGGACACGGGGGAGGTGCGGGGCGCCGCGGTCCGGGCCGATCTGACGGTGACCTTCGGTGCGCACAAGCCGGGGCTGCTCATCGATCCGGCGCGGGAGTACGCCGGGTCCGTACGGCTCGTCGACATCGGTCTCGAACTGCCCGCCGAGCCCGAGTTGGAGGCGTTGCAGCACGCGGACCTGGCCCGGCTGCTGCCGGTGCCCGTGGCGGAGAGCGACAAGTACCGGCGAGGTGTCGTCGGGGTCGCCGCGGGGTCCGCGCGGTACCCGGGGGCGGCCGTGCTCGCCGTCGCCGGGGCGCTGCGGGGCGGGGCGGGGGCCGTACGGTACGTCGGTCCGGCCGGCGACGCGGTGATCGCCCGCTTCCCCGAGACACTGGTCTCCGACCGTGGGCCCCACAAGGCGGGGCGGGTGCAGGCCTGGGTCGTCGGGCCGGGGGCCGGGGACGACGCGGCGACCGTGGCCGAGGTGCTGCGGGAGGACGTGCCCGTGCTGGTCGACGCGGACGGGCTGCGGCTGGCGGACCGGGGCGCGGTGCGTGGACGCACGGCGCCGACGCTGATGACACCGCACGCGGGGGAGGCCGCGGCGCTGCTCGGCGTCTCGCGCGAGCAGGTCGAGGCGGGGCGGCTGGCGGCGGTGCGGGAGCTGGCCTCGCGATACGGCGCGACCGTACTGCTGAAGGGGTCGACGACCGTCGTGGCGGACTCGGGCGGCGGCGCCGTACGGGTGAACGCGACCGGGACGTCCTGGCT
Encoded proteins:
- a CDS encoding NAD(P)H-hydrate dehydratase: MRTAYSVETVRAAERELMARLPEGALMQRAAAGLAAACADLLGRVYGSRVVLLVGSGDNGGDALYAGARLARRGAGATAVLLAPERAHGGGLAALRKAGGTAVRADVAEGLVERADLVVDGIVGIGGKGGLRPEAAALAAAAERSRAAVVAVDLPSGVEADTGEVRGAAVRADLTVTFGAHKPGLLIDPAREYAGSVRLVDIGLELPAEPELEALQHADLARLLPVPVAESDKYRRGVVGVAAGSARYPGAAVLAVAGALRGGAGAVRYVGPAGDAVIARFPETLVSDRGPHKAGRVQAWVVGPGAGDDAATVAEVLREDVPVLVDADGLRLADRGAVRGRTAPTLMTPHAGEAAALLGVSREQVEAGRLAAVRELASRYGATVLLKGSTTVVADSGGGAVRVNATGTSWLATAGSGDVLSGLAGSLLAAGLSALDAGSAAAYLHGLAGRYAADGAPAGAHDVAEAIPEAWRDIRD